One Channa argus isolate prfri chromosome 15, Channa argus male v1.0, whole genome shotgun sequence DNA segment encodes these proteins:
- the ezh1 gene encoding histone-lysine N-methyltransferase EZH1 isoform X5, which produces MSNRQKIEQQTNLLSTEWSKLRIQSIPLSTSSGALANKKMCTVEFGFPGFKAQAIAMRPLSTVTGIPFMYSWSPLQHNFMVEDEMFLHNIPYMGDEVLEQDEAFLEELIDNYDGVHGDREGGFINDEIFKELVEALTQYSDHEEEEEEEAAVAPLVEVTGKKEEERAMRRSSVEGSEETKAGAVAFVRRKKRNTAEVRDLSSSKKIPSDKIFRAIASMFPYKGTMEELKEKYKDLLEPPSSVKLPPLCTPNLDGPFAKSVQREQSLHSFHTLFCRRCFKYDCFLHPFRATPNVYKRKSKEIHMETEPCGVDCFLLQKGAKEFVDQNMLRSQRSRRRRKQQRPSSSSFPGPSSSTEEGKEGNSDHETTSSSEGNSRCQTPTKLRPGDDDGEQQACCVVQWSGAEESLFRVLHGTYFNNFCSIARLIGTKNCKEVYEFAVKEVLIHRVPLEDGGISPQKKKRKHRLWAKIQLKKDNSSNQVYNYQPCDHPDHPCDSSCPCVMTQNFCEKFCQCEHECQNRFPGCRCKTQCNTKQCPCYLAVRECDPDLCMTCGAADQWDSKVVSCKNCSIQRGLKKHLLLAPSDVAGWGTFIKEPVQKNEFISEYCGELISQDEADRRGRIYDKYMSSFLFNLNNDFVVDATRKGNKIRFANHSVNPNCYAKVVMVNGDHRIGIFAKRAILQGEELFFDYRYSQADALKYVGIEREVEMT; this is translated from the exons ATGTCCAACAGACAGAAGATCGAGCAGCAGACAAATCTCCTGAGCACAGAGTGGTCCAAGCTCAGGATTCAGTCCATCCCTTTGTCAACATCTAGTGGAGCTTTGGCCAAcaaaaag atgtGTACAGTGGAGTTTGGTTTCCCAGGGTTCAAAGCTCAGGCCATTGCCATGAGACCATTGTCAACAGTGACAGGAATCCCTTTCATGTACTCCTGGTCACCTCTGCAGCACAACTTCATG gTGGAGGATGAGATGTTCCTTCACAACATTCCCTACATGGGCGATGAGGTGCTGGAACAGGATGAGGCCTTCCTGGAGGAACTCATTGACAACTACGACGGTGTCCATGGCGACAGAG AGGGTGGGTTTATCAACGACGAGATCTTTAAAGAACTGGTGGAGGCCTTAACCCAGTACTCTGATCacgaggaggaagaagaggaggaagcagcAGTAGCACCGCTGGTGGAAGTGACTGggaagaaggaggaagaaagagcgATGAGGAGGAGCTCAGTGGAGGGTTCAGAAGAGACTAAAGCTGGAGCTGTGGCATTTgtcaggaggaagaagaggaacaCTGCTGAGG TGAGGGACTTGTCCAGCAGCAAGAAGATCCCCAGTGATAAGATATTCAGAGCCATCGCCTCGATGTTCCCCTACAAGGGCACCATGGAGGAGCTGAAGGAAAA GTACAAGGACCTCCTGGAGCCCCCCAGTTCCGTGAAGCTGCCCCCACTATGCACCCCCAACCTGGATGGACCTTTTGCTAAGTCTGTGCAGCGGGAGCAGTCGTTACACTCCTTCCACACGCTCTTCTGCAGACGTTGCTTCAAATACGACTGTTTCCTCCACC CTTTTCGTGCTACACCCAATGTTTACAAGAGGAAGAGTAAGGAGATCCACATGGAGACTGAACCATGTGGTGTAGACTGCTTTCTGTTACAG AAAGGGGCAAAGGAGTTTGTGGATCAGAATATGTTACGGTCACAAAGGTCTCGGAGGCGGCGGAAGCAGCAGCGTCCCAGCAGCTCCAGCTTTCCTGGACCATCTAGCTCCACTGAGGAAGGAAAAGAGGGCAACAGTGATCATGAGACCACCTCCTCCTCAG AGGGGAATTCGCGGTGCCAGACTCCCACCAAGCTGCGTCCAGGGGATGATGACGGGGAGCAGCAGGCGTGTTGTGTGGTCCAGTGGAGTGGGGCGGAGGAATCACTGTTCAGGGTGCTGCACGGCACATATTTCAACAACTTCTGCTCCATCGCTCGACTCATCGGTACCAAAAACTGCAAAGAG GTGTACGAGTTTGCTGTGAAGGAAGTCCTAATCCATCGTGTTCCTTTGGAGGATGGAGGCATTTCACcgcaaaagaagaaaaggaaacacaG GTTATGGGCAAAGATTCAGCTAAAGAAAG ATAATTCGTCCAATCAGGTGTACAACTACCAGCCATGTGACCACCCCGACCATCCATGTGACAGCTCCTGCCCTTGTGTGATGACCCAGAATTTCTGCGAGAAGTTCTGCCAGTGCGAGCACGAGT GCCAGAACCGGTTCCCAGGCTGCAGGTGTAAGACTCAGTGTAACACAAAACAGTGTCCCTGCTACCTGGCCGTGAGGGAGTGTGACCCAGATCTGTGCATGACCTGTGGTGCTGCAGACCAGTGGGACAGCAAAGTGGTCTCTTGCAAGAATTGCAGCATCCAGAGAGGTCTAAAAAAG CACCTGCTGTTGGCTCCATCAGATGTTGCTGGGTGGGGCACCTTCATCAAAGAGCCTGTTCAAAAGAATGAGTTTATCTCAGAGTACTGCGGAGAG ctgatCTCCCAGGATGAGGCAGACAGACGTGGCAGGATCTATGACAAATACATGTCTAGCTTCCTTTTCAATTTGAACAATG ACTTTGTTGTCGATGCCACACGAAAGGGGAACAAAATCCGTTTTGCCAATCATTCAGTTAATCCCAACTGCTACGCTAAGG TGGTCATGGTGAATGGAGACCACCGCATTGGAATCTTTGCCAAACGAGCCATCCTGCAAGGAGAGGAGCTCTTCTTTGACTACAG ATACAGCCAAGCCGATGCCCTCAAATATGTGGGGATAGAAAGGGAGGTAGAGATGACTTAG